In a genomic window of Pseudomonadota bacterium:
- a CDS encoding transposase, whose protein sequence is MTEYRRAHVPGATWFFTVNLAERKGNRLLVSHIDALGWAFRYVRERHPFRLEAVVVLPDHLHC, encoded by the coding sequence ATGACGGAATATCGCCGTGCTCATGTTCCAGGTGCAACCTGGTTTTTCACGGTCAATCTCGCCGAGCGCAAGGGTAACCGTTTGCTGGTCAGTCACATCGATGCGTTGGGATGGGCTTTTCGGTACGTCAGGGAACGACATCCATTCCGGTTGGAGGCGGTGGTGGTCTTGCCGGATCATCTCCATTGTAT